A genomic stretch from Chitinophagaceae bacterium includes:
- a CDS encoding prolyl oligopeptidase family serine peptidase: protein MKKNLSLLSCLLFAVFYFAFTQTKEATWDNTTNKNWGSEFQLVQIRSSVDNAVQNAWYHQSKKNNPQPLVISLHTWSGDYNQEDPLAKEVLLRDWNYIHPDFRGPNNNPNACGSPLVIADLEDAIQYAVKNGNVDSNDVHIIGVSGGGYAAMLAYMKIKYPVKSFNAWVGISDLSNWYWEQKGRNAKYATDIEQVAMKDGVMNWQELDSRSPIKLSFPAEKRKNSMLNIYAGVHDGYTGSVPISHSILFYNKIASALFPGIKENLIDDSTIISLITKRRNPNADTSVKLSGRTLQLLKQLPNLSLSIFEGGHEMLVPPALILAPIDENKNLKLLNILTIGDSNGAFDFGWPQQMAKLLPFSTLINKSISGNTIGFDNLDQPKLNTLTNINQYLNSAYNKLPVNAELDYIIINIGTNDTKAVFKDRQKEVPANMDALLKKINSYLKEHNKKLPKICVITPSPMDEQKIDKIKYGGGDARILKNNKQFKKIAAANHVDFLDSYILLRDDFATKTTDGIHLNEKAQFQLASVILTYINAKK, encoded by the coding sequence TGAGTTTCAGCTGGTACAGATAAGATCATCTGTTGATAATGCAGTACAAAACGCATGGTATCATCAAAGCAAAAAAAATAATCCCCAACCGCTAGTAATTTCCCTGCATACATGGAGCGGAGATTATAATCAGGAAGATCCATTGGCAAAAGAAGTGTTGCTGCGTGACTGGAATTATATACATCCCGATTTCAGAGGACCTAATAATAATCCAAATGCCTGCGGAAGTCCGTTGGTAATTGCTGATCTGGAAGATGCAATACAATATGCAGTTAAGAATGGAAATGTTGACAGCAACGATGTACATATCATTGGAGTTTCCGGCGGAGGTTACGCAGCCATGCTTGCTTACATGAAAATAAAGTACCCGGTAAAAAGTTTTAATGCATGGGTGGGCATCAGCGACTTGAGCAATTGGTATTGGGAGCAGAAGGGGCGTAATGCAAAATATGCAACAGATATTGAACAGGTGGCAATGAAAGACGGAGTAATGAACTGGCAGGAATTAGACAGCCGCTCACCAATAAAACTTTCCTTTCCTGCTGAAAAAAGAAAAAACTCTATGCTGAATATTTATGCAGGCGTGCATGATGGATACACGGGCTCAGTTCCCATCAGTCATTCTATATTGTTCTATAATAAAATTGCTTCAGCATTATTTCCTGGTATAAAAGAAAATCTTATTGACGACAGTACGATCATTTCATTAATTACAAAGAGAAGAAATCCTAATGCTGACACGTCTGTTAAATTAAGTGGGCGAACCCTTCAGCTTTTGAAACAATTACCCAACCTCAGCCTCAGCATTTTTGAAGGAGGACATGAAATGCTTGTTCCACCTGCTTTGATATTAGCTCCCATTGACGAAAATAAAAATTTAAAGCTACTCAATATTCTCACTATTGGTGATTCAAATGGAGCTTTTGATTTTGGCTGGCCGCAACAAATGGCAAAACTGCTTCCGTTTTCAACGCTTATCAATAAATCTATTTCCGGTAATACAATTGGGTTTGATAATCTTGATCAGCCAAAGCTCAACACACTCACCAACATCAACCAGTATTTAAACAGTGCATACAATAAGTTGCCGGTAAATGCTGAACTTGATTACATCATCATTAACATTGGAACAAACGATACAAAGGCAGTTTTTAAAGACCGACAAAAAGAAGTGCCGGCAAACATGGATGCTCTTTTAAAAAAGATCAACAGTTATTTAAAGGAACATAACAAAAAGCTGCCGAAGATTTGTGTCATCACACCTTCGCCAATGGATGAACAGAAAATTGACAAAATAAAATATGGCGGCGGTGATGCAAGAATTCTGAAGAACAACAAACAGTTTAAGAAAATTGCTGCAGCCAATCATGTTGATTTCCTTGACAGTTATATTTTACTACGTGACGATTTTGCAACAAAAACAACAGATGGAATTCATCTCAACGAAAAAGCACAGTTTCAACTGGCTTCTGTAATTCTTACTTATATCAATGCAAAAAAGTAA
- a CDS encoding glycoside hydrolase family 31 protein gives MPIKKHNYPIDAYWIDSWFWSYSDKGVGLHKFIDFTADTVAYPSRKKMWKYMQDNNVKGGFWVWDCILETGNEKAFNDFKEKAFFSSTYLNTNSWHNGSRSTAMFQDGKERKGTQCGNIDFDNPAAVDYFKQKMKPFFDEGADFIKLDRTSKISTCKAMFEMSQEFGKETKGRGFILSHTGGQETEEYKRYPTKWTDDTRSDWTIEKPLIVFNSWVPHVALKENIAMYTDPKNRTSEIPFLTNDLGGFDMGKTKQPDEELYIRWLQFSMFNPITEVFSQPENPTANMAWVYSEKADNIFRNYAHWRMQLFPYIYSYAHRSRIEGKQMMGKIPGHLYQYMFGDELLAAPVYEKGATKQKVFLPSGNWINYWTGEQLQGNTEYTVAAPLHQIPLFVKQGAIIPMRQYASSIEKGNNNTLLLHVYPGADGSFNLLEDDGTSNDYLDGIYASTILEQCKDVNRMLLTIHPVEGFYKGMPSTRKWILYIHCKKAPEKIRMNEQNLKFRYEPTKKIAIVETYQRSVKQIAEIEVNFP, from the coding sequence ATGCCAATAAAAAAACATAACTATCCCATCGATGCTTACTGGATTGATTCCTGGTTTTGGAGTTATTCAGATAAAGGCGTTGGCCTGCACAAGTTTATTGACTTTACTGCAGATACTGTGGCTTATCCGAGTCGAAAGAAAATGTGGAAGTATATGCAGGACAATAACGTCAAAGGTGGCTTTTGGGTTTGGGATTGCATTCTTGAAACTGGTAATGAAAAAGCATTCAATGACTTTAAAGAAAAAGCATTTTTTTCAAGTACTTATCTCAATACCAATTCATGGCATAATGGAAGTAGGAGTACCGCCATGTTCCAGGATGGGAAAGAACGAAAGGGAACACAGTGCGGCAATATTGATTTTGATAACCCGGCAGCAGTTGATTACTTCAAGCAAAAGATGAAACCATTTTTTGATGAAGGTGCCGACTTTATCAAACTGGATCGTACTTCAAAAATAAGCACCTGCAAAGCCATGTTTGAAATGAGCCAGGAGTTTGGAAAAGAAACCAAAGGCCGGGGCTTTATTTTATCGCATACAGGAGGGCAGGAAACAGAAGAGTACAAACGCTATCCAACCAAATGGACAGATGATACACGCAGCGACTGGACAATTGAAAAACCTTTGATTGTATTTAACTCATGGGTACCACATGTGGCATTAAAAGAAAACATTGCCATGTACACCGATCCCAAAAACAGAACAAGTGAAATACCTTTTCTTACAAATGATCTGGGAGGTTTTGACATGGGCAAAACAAAACAGCCCGATGAAGAATTGTATATCCGCTGGCTGCAGTTTTCGATGTTTAATCCCATTACGGAAGTGTTTTCTCAACCCGAAAATCCCACCGCTAACATGGCATGGGTGTATTCTGAAAAAGCAGACAACATTTTTAGAAATTATGCACACTGGCGTATGCAATTATTTCCATACATCTATAGCTATGCACACCGCAGCCGCATAGAAGGCAAACAGATGATGGGAAAAATCCCGGGGCATTTGTATCAGTACATGTTTGGCGATGAATTACTGGCAGCACCCGTTTATGAAAAAGGAGCAACAAAGCAAAAAGTTTTTTTGCCTTCAGGTAACTGGATCAATTACTGGACTGGTGAACAATTGCAGGGGAATACTGAATATACAGTTGCAGCACCTCTTCATCAAATTCCCTTGTTTGTAAAACAGGGAGCCATTATACCCATGCGTCAATATGCATCATCCATCGAAAAAGGAAATAACAATACGCTGCTCCTGCATGTGTATCCCGGAGCTGATGGTTCTTTTAATTTACTGGAAGATGATGGAACAAGTAATGACTATTTGGATGGTATTTATGCTTCTACGATTCTTGAGCAGTGTAAAGATGTAAATAGAATGCTGCTGACGATACATCCGGTTGAAGGCTTTTACAAAGGAATGCCTTCAACAAGAAAATGGATACTGTATATTCATTGCAAGAAAGCACCGGAAAAAATTAGAATGAATGAGCAGAACCTGAAATTCAGGTATGAACCAACAAAAAAGATTGCTATCGTTGAAACGTATCAACGCTCAGTTAAACAAATTGCTGAAATTGAAGTAAATTTCCCATAA
- a CDS encoding aminoglycoside phosphotransferase family protein, translated as MQIPQRVLAAYAFTDESVKAEIIGSGLINHTWKLTDSGREYILQRVNQHVFKQPEDIAYNIDLVASHLKKYYPNYLFISPVAAIDGRTLVYLEEEGYFRMFPFVKDSVSIDTVKTTKQAYEAAAQFGRFTKLLSGLQSSQLRITIPSFHDLTLRYQQFLSAIETGNQQRVKESDQLIKKLLGYSTIAEEYERIKTDPSFKLRVTHHDTKISNVLFDEHGNGLCVIDLDTLMPGYFFSDVGDMMRTYLSPVNEEESDFSKIEVRTDFYKAIAEGYFTEMKDELTDAEKNSFFYAGKFMIYMQAIRFLTDYLNADVYYGAKYPGHNFIRAGNQEVLLEKLMEKEHLLI; from the coding sequence ATGCAAATACCGCAAAGAGTTTTAGCTGCATATGCCTTTACTGATGAATCTGTGAAGGCTGAAATAATTGGCAGCGGCTTAATCAATCATACCTGGAAACTTACTGATAGCGGCAGGGAATATATATTACAGCGGGTAAATCAGCATGTGTTTAAACAACCGGAAGATATTGCTTACAATATTGATCTGGTTGCTTCGCATCTGAAAAAGTATTATCCCAATTATCTTTTCATTTCTCCTGTTGCTGCAATTGATGGAAGAACACTTGTTTATTTAGAAGAAGAAGGATATTTCCGGATGTTTCCATTTGTGAAAGATTCTGTTTCAATTGATACAGTTAAAACCACGAAGCAGGCGTATGAAGCGGCAGCACAGTTTGGACGTTTTACAAAACTGCTCAGTGGTTTACAAAGCAGTCAGCTGCGGATCACTATTCCTTCTTTTCATGATCTTACACTACGTTATCAGCAATTCTTATCAGCAATAGAAACAGGAAATCAGCAACGGGTTAAAGAATCAGATCAGCTGATCAAAAAACTGCTTGGTTATTCAACAATTGCAGAAGAGTATGAGCGCATTAAAACTGATCCTTCCTTTAAGCTGAGAGTTACTCATCATGATACCAAGATCAGCAACGTATTATTTGATGAACACGGAAATGGATTATGTGTGATAGATCTTGACACATTGATGCCGGGTTATTTTTTCAGTGATGTGGGTGATATGATGCGTACCTATCTTTCTCCTGTGAATGAAGAGGAAAGTGATTTCAGTAAAATAGAAGTAAGAACTGATTTTTACAAAGCAATTGCTGAAGGATATTTTACTGAAATGAAAGATGAACTTACAGATGCAGAAAAAAACTCTTTTTTTTATGCCGGGAAGTTTATGATCTATATGCAGGCCATACGCTTTCTAACAGATTATTTAAATGCTGATGTTTATTATGGTGCCAAATATCCGGGGCATAATTTCATCAGGGCAGGTAATCAGGAAGTATTACTTGAAAAATTGATGGAAAAAGAACATCTGCTGATTTGA
- a CDS encoding MATE family efflux transporter, protein MTTNTNNPTRLSYYIQTLKQALKGEQMDYTQGSIRKAVFLLAIPMILELSLESVFAVVDMFFVGKLGQNAIATVGLTESVITIVYSVAIGLSTAATAVVARRIGEKNPEAAAHAGAQSLVISIIVTIIVSIIGVIFASDILRLMGAHADVVRDGAVFTRIMLGGSVAIMLLFLINGIFRGAGDAAMAMKSLWLASILNIILCPIFIHFYGLKGAAIATVIGRSAGVAYQCWHLLKGDGAIKMRAAHFHLDWKLIRSIVTIAWPATFQFIIASGSWIILARLVAETGGTTASAGYQIAIRNVVFFILPAWGLSNAAATLVGQNLGAKQLQRAEQSVLLTAKYNAIFMSFVMLLFLFFANPIIRIFTQDAEVIKFGARALQIIGSAYIFYGIGMVMTQALNGAGDTKTPTIINLLGFWVFQIPLAYFLAKGLDWKSTGAFIAIPVAETFIAVAAWYFFKKGKWKEVNV, encoded by the coding sequence ATGACGACGAATACCAATAACCCAACCAGGCTATCTTATTATATTCAAACACTAAAACAGGCGCTCAAAGGCGAGCAAATGGATTATACCCAGGGCAGCATCCGCAAAGCTGTTTTCCTGCTGGCCATTCCCATGATTCTTGAACTGAGTCTTGAAAGCGTGTTTGCGGTTGTAGATATGTTTTTTGTAGGAAAACTCGGACAAAATGCCATTGCAACTGTTGGATTAACAGAATCGGTGATCACCATTGTTTACTCTGTTGCCATTGGTTTAAGCACTGCAGCAACGGCGGTTGTTGCCAGAAGGATTGGCGAAAAAAATCCGGAAGCAGCTGCACATGCAGGTGCACAATCATTAGTTATATCAATCATTGTAACAATCATCGTCAGCATTATAGGGGTCATTTTTGCCTCCGATATTTTACGGCTGATGGGTGCACATGCAGATGTTGTAAGAGATGGTGCTGTGTTTACACGTATTATGCTGGGCGGAAGTGTTGCTATTATGTTACTGTTCCTGATCAATGGAATCTTCCGTGGTGCAGGTGATGCAGCTATGGCCATGAAGAGTTTGTGGCTGGCCAGTATTCTTAACATTATCCTTTGCCCCATCTTTATTCATTTCTATGGTTTAAAGGGAGCAGCTATTGCAACCGTTATTGGCAGAAGCGCCGGTGTTGCTTATCAATGCTGGCATTTGCTGAAAGGAGATGGTGCCATAAAAATGAGGGCAGCACATTTCCATCTCGATTGGAAACTGATCAGATCAATTGTCACGATTGCATGGCCGGCAACATTCCAGTTTATTATTGCAAGCGGCAGCTGGATTATACTGGCCAGGCTGGTTGCTGAAACTGGCGGCACTACCGCATCTGCAGGTTATCAAATTGCCATACGCAATGTGGTGTTCTTTATTTTACCTGCCTGGGGATTAAGTAATGCAGCTGCAACATTGGTTGGGCAGAATCTCGGTGCGAAACAATTGCAGCGGGCAGAGCAGAGTGTGTTACTTACAGCAAAGTATAATGCCATTTTTATGAGTTTTGTAATGCTGCTCTTCTTGTTTTTTGCAAACCCCATCATCCGCATATTTACACAGGATGCAGAAGTAATTAAATTCGGTGCAAGAGCATTACAGATCATTGGTTCGGCATATATCTTCTATGGCATTGGTATGGTAATGACACAGGCATTGAATGGTGCAGGCGATACAAAAACACCAACCATCATCAATCTTCTCGGCTTCTGGGTATTTCAAATTCCATTGGCCTATTTCCTGGCAAAAGGGCTTGACTGGAAATCAACAGGAGCTTTCATTGCGATACCTGTTGCAGAAACATTCATTGCTGTTGCAGCCTGGTATTTTTTCAAAAAAGGAAAGTGGAAAGAAGTGAATGTGTAA